The genomic region GACTGGACCTGACCAACGCCACCGAATACGCCACGCTGGTCAACGAAGTGGCCGCCAACGAAGGCGCTCAGCCGCGTTTTCCGAATCCTTCCTCACTGGGCGAAGGCACCGACTGGTTTGATTACATTTTCCGGAACGGCGGCATCCAGAACCACCAGCTGACGGCCTCGGGCGGCACCGACCGGGTTACCTTCAACGTGAGCGCCAGCTACTACGACGAATCGGGCATTATTGACAAATCCCGGTTCAACCGCCTGACCTTTCGCGTTAACAACACTTACAAGCTGACGGGCAACTTCCGGATGGGCAACAACCTTTCGTTTTCCCGTACCCAATCCAACAATGTACCGGGCTCCGTCGTCCAATCGGCCTATAACGCCGACCCGACCGTCGTGCCTCGCCTGCCAAACGGACAGTTTGGCTTTTCGCAGGTCAGTACGGTGGCTAACCCGGCGGCGGTGCTGGAATACCAGACCAACGACCGGGCGCGGACCGGCCAGCTCGTCGGAAATCTGTACGGGGAACTGGATTTTCTGAAAGCATTCACTCTCCGTTCGAGCATCGGCGTAGACCTTTCCCTGAACAACGGCAACGTTTTTCTGCCTTCGTACCGTGTGTCGTCCAGCCAGTTCAACGAACAGAGTCGCCTGACCCGGAGCAACGACCTCAATACCAGCTGGCTCTGGGAAAACACGCTGACGTACCGGAAACAGTTTGGCGAAAACCATGACCTGACGGTGCTGTTAGGCGCTACCGCTCAGGAAGTGCAGTACCAGCGTCTGGAGGGAAGCCGCCGCGATGTGCCGGGTTACAGCTCAGACGTGCAGTATCTGTCACTGGGAAATACCGTGGGAGCCGAGGCGACCGACCAGGGCAACGTCTTCAGTTATGCCTCGTATCTCTTCCGGGTAAACTACACGCTGTTGAATAAGTATCTGTTGACGGTCAGTGTGCGGCGGGATGGTTCTTCCCGCTTTCCGACCAATAACCGCTGGGCAACTTTTCCGGCCGTGGGTCTGGGCTGGCGGATTATCGAAGAGGACTTTATGGCGAATCAGATGCTGTTCAGCAACCTGAAATTGCGGGCCAGTTACGGGATTCTGGGAAATACCAACATTCCCAACTACCTGTATTACCCGCGCATTACCAGCAGCCTGAACCCGGTCTTCGGCTCCGGCCAGAACCTGCAGCTCGGGGCGACGGAGGTCAATACCACGACTTCCAACCTGTTGTGGGAAACAGTGACCCAGACGGACATCGGCCTCGAAACGGGCTTTCTTAACAACCGACTAACGGCCGAAATCGACTACTACAACCGGAAGACCTCCGACGTCATTCTGAACGTCAACATCGGCAATGGCCGCGAGGTACAGGCCAACGCCGCCAGTGTAGTCAACCAGGGCTTCGAATTGTCGGCGGGCTGGAACGACCGGGCAGGCGACCTAAGCTACTCCATCAACGCCAACCTGACGACGGTGAACAACGAAGTGACCAGCCTCGGCAACGGTGGGATTCCGCTCATCGGCGGTAGCCTGGGCAACGGCCGGAACGTGACGCTGACTGACGTCGGCCAGCCCATCGGGGCGTTCTACGGCTATCGGGTGGCGGGCGTTTTCCAGAATGAGCAGGAAGTCACCAGCAGCCCGTCGCAGCCGGGCGCGCGGCCGGGCGATCTGCGGTACGTCGATGTGAGCGGCCCGAACGGCCAGCCCGACGGCGTCATCAACGGCAACGACCGGGTGTATCTCGGAACGGCCATTCCAAAAATGTTCTGGGGCTTCAACTCGAACTTCAACTTCAAGGGCTTCGATCTGTCGCTGGATTTGCAGGGTTCACACGGCAACAAAATCTACAACGGGCGTCGGGCGGTTCGTTTCGGAAACGAAAACTACGAGCGGATTGCGCTGGAACGCTGGACGCCCCAGAACCGGTCTACCACCCAGCCGCGGCTGACCAACGGAGGGCAGAATTTTGAAGTCTCCGAATACTTTATGGAAAGCGGCTCCTTTGTCCGCATCCGGACCATCCAACTGGGCTACGCGCTGCCTTCCAACCTGCTGCGGTCGGTCGGGCTGCGGTCGGTGCGGGTGTATGCCAATGCCCTCAACCCGTTTACGTTTACAAACTATTCGGGCTTCTCGCCGGAAGTGGGCGGACGGGCCAACGAGCCGCTGAGTCGGGGTGTCGATCTGGATGTCATTCCGGTGTACCGTACCACGACCCTCGGGCTGCAGATCGGCTTCTGACCACAGGCATCTATGTTTTCCAAAATGAAAAATACTTCAGGGAGTAATTCTTTAACGAAATGAAAAACTTACCCCAATTCAACACCTACTTTCGCGCACTGCTGGCGGGAACGCTCCTGCTCTTCGGCCAGGCGTGCAGCGAGGAGTTTCTGGACAAGC from Tellurirhabdus rosea harbors:
- a CDS encoding SusC/RagA family TonB-linked outer membrane protein, with amino-acid sequence MKKQLLLWLMLLWTGQLAWAQQRVSGRVTTAQEPGGLPGVTVQVKNTSRGATTDPNGQYSIEAANGDVLVFSFIGLQTSEQTVTGPTLDIVLVEDVTTLNEVVAVGYGVQRKADVTGSISTVRAEEIASRPVATATQALQGKAAGVLITTNQGVPGAAPNVRIRGVGTVGNSNPLYVVDGMFVDDIRFLNPADIASIDILKDASSLAIYGVRGANGVVLITTKAGKEGRTTFSYEGFGGVTQLSKRLDLTNATEYATLVNEVAANEGAQPRFPNPSSLGEGTDWFDYIFRNGGIQNHQLTASGGTDRVTFNVSASYYDESGIIDKSRFNRLTFRVNNTYKLTGNFRMGNNLSFSRTQSNNVPGSVVQSAYNADPTVVPRLPNGQFGFSQVSTVANPAAVLEYQTNDRARTGQLVGNLYGELDFLKAFTLRSSIGVDLSLNNGNVFLPSYRVSSSQFNEQSRLTRSNDLNTSWLWENTLTYRKQFGENHDLTVLLGATAQEVQYQRLEGSRRDVPGYSSDVQYLSLGNTVGAEATDQGNVFSYASYLFRVNYTLLNKYLLTVSVRRDGSSRFPTNNRWATFPAVGLGWRIIEEDFMANQMLFSNLKLRASYGILGNTNIPNYLYYPRITSSLNPVFGSGQNLQLGATEVNTTTSNLLWETVTQTDIGLETGFLNNRLTAEIDYYNRKTSDVILNVNIGNGREVQANAASVVNQGFELSAGWNDRAGDLSYSINANLTTVNNEVTSLGNGGIPLIGGSLGNGRNVTLTDVGQPIGAFYGYRVAGVFQNEQEVTSSPSQPGARPGDLRYVDVSGPNGQPDGVINGNDRVYLGTAIPKMFWGFNSNFNFKGFDLSLDLQGSHGNKIYNGRRAVRFGNENYERIALERWTPQNRSTTQPRLTNGGQNFEVSEYFMESGSFVRIRTIQLGYALPSNLLRSVGLRSVRVYANALNPFTFTNYSGFSPEVGGRANEPLSRGVDLDVIPVYRTTTLGLQIGF